One genomic segment of Mus pahari chromosome 4, PAHARI_EIJ_v1.1, whole genome shotgun sequence includes these proteins:
- the Cisd2 gene encoding CDGSH iron-sulfur domain-containing protein 2, which yields MVLDSVARIVKVQLPAYLKQLPVPDSITGFARLTVSDWLRLLPFLGVLALLGYLAVRPFFPKKKQQKDSLINLKIQKENPKVVNEINIEDLCLTKAAYCRCWRSKTFPACDGSHNKHNELTGDNVGPLILKKKEV from the exons ATGGTCCTGGACAGCGTGGCCCGCATCGTGAAGGTGCAGCTGCCCGCCTACCTCAAGCAGCTCCCGGTCCCCGACAGCATCACCGGGTTCGCCCGCCTCACAG TTTCAGACTGGCTCCGCTTACTGCCCTTCCTCGGGGTACTTGCGCTTCTGGGCTACCTCGCAGTGCGTCCATTCTTCCCGAAGAAGAAGCAACAGAAGGATAGCTTGATCAATCTTAAGATACAAAAGGAAAATCCCAAGGTGGTGAACGAGATAAACATTGAAGATCTGTGTCTCACCAAAGCAGCTTACTGTAGGTGCTGGCGGTCCAAGACG ttTCCTGCCTGTGATGGATCCCATAATAAGCATAATGAACTGACAGGTGATAACGTGGGTCCTCTCatcctgaagaagaaagaagtataG